The proteins below come from a single Kitasatospora sp. NBC_00315 genomic window:
- a CDS encoding threonine/serine dehydratase: MSTLPTYDDVKAAAGRIDGVTRTAPVVAVGPVAPGGGDLYFALDFLQHSGSFKDRGAANFVAAHRERGSLPAAGVVIASGGNAGLACAWAARAQGVRATVFVPVTAPPVKVARLRALDADVRLVGREYADALAASRLFAAESGALASHAYDDPYIAAGAGTLLPEILAAVPGLDTVVVAVGGGGLFTGIAVAAEHHGVRVVAVEPQRCRALNAGIEAGEPVDVPVDSVAADSLGARRTSEMAVHWARRAGARSVLVADEAITGARRHLWDEHRLAVEHGAATALAALRAGVYRPEPGERVAVVLCGANTDPATLA, encoded by the coding sequence GTGAGCACCCTTCCCACGTACGACGACGTCAAGGCCGCCGCCGGGCGGATCGACGGCGTCACCCGCACCGCGCCCGTGGTCGCCGTCGGCCCGGTGGCGCCCGGCGGCGGCGACCTGTACTTCGCCCTCGACTTCCTGCAGCACAGCGGCAGCTTCAAGGACCGCGGCGCGGCGAACTTCGTCGCCGCGCACCGCGAGCGCGGTTCGCTGCCGGCGGCCGGCGTGGTGATCGCCTCCGGCGGCAACGCCGGCCTGGCCTGCGCCTGGGCCGCCCGCGCCCAGGGCGTGCGGGCCACCGTCTTCGTACCGGTCACCGCGCCGCCGGTGAAGGTCGCGCGGCTGCGCGCCCTGGACGCCGACGTCCGGCTGGTGGGGCGGGAGTACGCGGACGCCCTGGCCGCGTCCCGGCTGTTCGCCGCCGAGAGCGGCGCGCTGGCCTCGCACGCCTACGACGACCCGTACATCGCCGCCGGGGCGGGCACCCTGCTGCCCGAGATCCTCGCCGCCGTCCCCGGCCTGGACACCGTGGTCGTCGCGGTGGGCGGCGGCGGCCTGTTCACCGGCATCGCCGTGGCCGCCGAGCACCACGGTGTGCGGGTGGTCGCCGTCGAGCCGCAGCGGTGCCGCGCGCTGAACGCCGGCATCGAGGCCGGCGAGCCCGTCGACGTCCCGGTGGACTCCGTGGCCGCCGACTCGCTGGGCGCCCGGCGCACCTCGGAGATGGCCGTGCACTGGGCCCGGCGGGCCGGCGCCCGCTCGGTGCTGGTCGCCGACGAGGCGATCACCGGGGCCCGGCGGCACCTGTGGGACGAGCACCGCCTGGCCGTCGAGCACGGCGCGGCGACGGCGCTGGCCGCTCTGCGCGCCGGCGTCTACCGCCCGGAGCCGGGTGAGCGGGTCGCCGTCGTCCTGTGCGGCGCCAACACCGACCCGGCCACGCTGGCATAG
- a CDS encoding penicillin-binding transpeptidase domain-containing protein: MARGGRTAPPAGAPQGAAGISTTGRRAGTILLIVALAAQATRVQVFQADRLNHNAANQRLTIERYSQPRGNILVGAETVTGSAPTGGRYDYERTYTDGPLYAPVTGYSSQTYGNTQLEGTEDDVLSGTDPRLAGWALWDAIARKQSPGGDVYTTIDRAAQQAAMKGLGNQKGAVAAIEPATGRILALASTPSYDPGSFAGSATADQQAWDKLRADTNQPLLNRALRQIYPPGSTFKVVTAAASLAEGVVTDIGAPTGAPYPYIMPGTTTPLVNDTSACNRAGLSLDAAMVYSCNSVLGYLGVQVGLEKMVSTAEAFGFNDAKLDIPVRAARSNFDTAMNPSQVALSSIGQFDTAATPLVMAMVAAGVANGGTVMYPQLVDRLTRSDGTSVQVMHPATYGQAVSPQVAAQVRQLMTDVVEKGTGTNARIRGATVGGKTGTAQQGVDNTGTPYAWFISWAAPAGSTGVPPVAVAVVIADSNATDVTGGGLAAPIARSVMQAVLGG; the protein is encoded by the coding sequence ATGGCCCGCGGCGGCCGCACCGCGCCCCCGGCGGGAGCCCCGCAGGGCGCGGCGGGCATCTCCACCACCGGCCGCCGGGCCGGCACCATCCTGCTGATCGTCGCGCTCGCGGCCCAGGCCACCCGGGTGCAGGTCTTCCAGGCCGACCGCCTCAACCACAACGCCGCCAACCAGCGCCTCACCATCGAGCGCTACAGCCAGCCGCGCGGCAACATCCTGGTCGGCGCCGAGACCGTCACCGGCTCCGCGCCCACCGGCGGACGCTACGACTACGAGCGCACCTACACCGACGGCCCGCTGTACGCACCCGTGACCGGCTACTCCTCGCAGACCTACGGCAACACCCAGCTGGAGGGCACCGAGGACGACGTCCTGTCCGGCACCGACCCCCGACTGGCCGGCTGGGCCCTGTGGGACGCGATCGCCCGCAAGCAGAGCCCCGGCGGCGACGTCTACACCACCATCGACCGGGCCGCCCAGCAGGCCGCGATGAAGGGTCTCGGCAACCAGAAGGGCGCCGTCGCCGCGATCGAGCCCGCCACCGGCCGGATCCTCGCGCTGGCCAGCACCCCCTCGTACGACCCGGGCTCCTTCGCCGGCAGCGCCACCGCCGACCAGCAGGCCTGGGACAAGCTCCGGGCCGACACCAACCAGCCGCTGCTGAACCGGGCGCTGCGCCAGATCTACCCGCCCGGCTCGACCTTCAAGGTGGTCACCGCCGCCGCGTCGCTGGCCGAGGGCGTCGTCACCGACATCGGCGCGCCGACCGGCGCTCCGTATCCGTACATCATGCCGGGGACGACGACGCCGCTGGTCAACGACACCTCGGCGTGCAACCGGGCGGGCCTGTCACTGGACGCCGCGATGGTCTACTCCTGCAACAGCGTGCTCGGCTACCTCGGCGTGCAGGTGGGGCTGGAGAAGATGGTCTCGACGGCCGAGGCCTTCGGCTTCAACGACGCCAAGCTGGACATCCCCGTCCGGGCGGCGCGCTCCAACTTCGACACCGCGATGAACCCGTCCCAGGTCGCGCTCTCCTCGATCGGCCAGTTCGACACCGCCGCCACCCCGCTGGTGATGGCGATGGTGGCGGCGGGCGTCGCCAACGGCGGCACGGTGATGTATCCACAGCTCGTGGACAGACTGACCCGGAGCGACGGCACGTCCGTCCAGGTCATGCACCCGGCCACCTACGGACAGGCCGTCAGTCCCCAGGTCGCCGCCCAGGTGCGGCAGCTGATGACGGACGTGGTCGAGAAGGGCACCGGCACCAACGCGCGGATCCGCGGCGCCACCGTGGGCGGCAAGACCGGGACCGCCCAGCAGGGCGTCGACAACACGGGCACCCCGTACGCCTGGTTCATCTCCTGGGCCGCGCCGGCCGGCTCCACCGGGGTGCCGCCGGTCGCGGTGGCCGTGGTGATCGCGGACAGCAACGCCACCGACGTCACCGGCGGCGGCCTGGCCGCCCCGATCGCCCGCTCGGTGATGCAGGCGGTGCTGGGCGGCTGA
- a CDS encoding FtsW/RodA/SpoVE family cell cycle protein, producing the protein MATPSAVARPAPRRRPVRTRRNTELALVLAAVLVAVLGYIEVGVNMDGTVPSGAGGYGAALGVLALLAHGVVRWKAPYADPLLLPIAILLNGVGLVVIYRLDRANTRSEAAPTQLLWSTLGVALFIAVVLFLRDHKRLQRYAYIGALVALVLLALPVLFPPVYGSRIWITIGPLSFQPGEFAKILLAVFFAAYLAVHRDALALTGRRIWRVRLPVGRVLAPVLLIWAAFVGVLVLETDLGTSLLFFGLFVVMLYVATARSGWIAIGLLLAAVGAVGVGWLSPHVHGRVTDWLDPLGSIAAGRGANQIAQSLFAFAWGGLLGTGLGNGHSILIGFAAKSDFILATIGEELGLTGLIALFLLYALLVSRGFRTGIALTDPFGRLLAIGLAAIVGIQVFVVAGGVLDLIPLTGMTLPFIAQGGSSVVTNWVIVALLVRMSDVARRPLPVPEES; encoded by the coding sequence GTGGCGACCCCATCCGCCGTCGCGAGGCCGGCCCCCCGGCGCAGGCCGGTGCGGACCCGCCGCAACACCGAACTCGCCCTGGTGCTGGCCGCCGTCCTGGTCGCCGTCCTCGGCTACATCGAGGTCGGCGTCAACATGGACGGCACGGTGCCGTCCGGCGCCGGCGGCTACGGCGCCGCGCTGGGCGTTCTCGCGCTGCTGGCGCACGGGGTGGTCCGCTGGAAGGCGCCCTACGCGGACCCGCTGCTGCTGCCCATCGCGATCCTGCTCAACGGCGTCGGACTCGTCGTCATCTACCGCCTGGACCGGGCGAACACCCGCAGCGAGGCCGCCCCCACCCAGTTGCTCTGGTCCACCCTGGGCGTCGCCCTGTTCATCGCGGTGGTGCTGTTCCTGCGCGACCACAAGCGGCTGCAGCGCTACGCGTACATCGGCGCGCTGGTCGCACTGGTGCTGTTGGCGCTGCCGGTGCTCTTCCCGCCGGTGTACGGCTCCCGGATCTGGATCACCATCGGGCCGCTGTCCTTCCAGCCGGGCGAGTTCGCCAAGATCCTGCTGGCGGTCTTCTTCGCCGCGTACCTGGCGGTGCACCGCGACGCGCTCGCCCTGACCGGCCGCCGGATCTGGAGGGTCCGGCTGCCGGTCGGGCGGGTGCTGGCGCCGGTGCTGCTGATCTGGGCGGCCTTCGTCGGCGTCCTGGTGCTGGAGACCGACCTCGGCACCTCGCTGCTCTTCTTCGGCCTCTTCGTGGTGATGCTGTACGTGGCCACCGCCCGCAGCGGCTGGATCGCCATCGGCCTGCTGCTGGCCGCGGTCGGCGCGGTGGGCGTGGGCTGGCTCTCCCCGCACGTGCACGGCCGGGTCACCGACTGGCTCGACCCGCTCGGGTCGATCGCGGCCGGCCGGGGTGCCAACCAGATCGCCCAGTCGCTGTTCGCCTTCGCCTGGGGCGGCCTGCTCGGTACGGGGCTGGGCAACGGCCACTCCATCCTGATCGGCTTCGCCGCCAAGTCGGACTTCATCCTCGCCACCATCGGCGAGGAGCTGGGCCTGACCGGCCTGATCGCCCTGTTCCTGCTGTACGCGCTGCTGGTCTCGCGGGGCTTTCGGACCGGCATCGCACTCACCGACCCGTTCGGGCGGCTGCTGGCGATCGGGCTGGCCGCCATCGTCGGGATCCAGGTCTTCGTGGTGGCCGGCGGCGTGCTCGACCTGATCCCGTTGACCGGCATGACGCTGCCGTTCATCGCCCAGGGCGGCTCCTCGGTGGTGACCAACTGGGTCATCGTCGCGCTGCTGGTGCGGATGAGCGACGTCGCCCGGCGCCCGCTTCCGGTTCCGGAGGAGTCCTGA
- a CDS encoding DUF1269 domain-containing protein, with amino-acid sequence MSNLFAIAYPDVATAQTVRSEVLALQKQKLINLEDVVVVERREDGKIKMHQAVSTTGAGAASGALWGGVIGLLFFMPFLGAAVGGATGAAVGASTDVGVDDSFMRQVGQKLQPGTAALFLLVRDATADKVVPALARYGGEIIQTSLSDDAEEHLRETVKAAQSHTASV; translated from the coding sequence GTGAGCAACCTGTTCGCGATCGCCTATCCGGACGTCGCCACCGCGCAGACGGTTCGCAGCGAAGTCCTCGCCCTGCAGAAGCAGAAGCTGATCAACCTCGAGGACGTGGTCGTCGTCGAGCGCCGCGAGGACGGCAAGATCAAGATGCACCAGGCGGTGAGCACCACGGGTGCGGGCGCCGCCTCGGGGGCGCTCTGGGGAGGGGTCATCGGCCTGCTCTTCTTCATGCCCTTCCTCGGCGCGGCGGTCGGCGGCGCCACCGGGGCGGCCGTGGGCGCGTCCACCGACGTGGGCGTGGACGACTCCTTCATGCGCCAGGTCGGCCAGAAGCTGCAGCCCGGCACCGCCGCGCTGTTCCTGCTGGTCCGCGACGCGACGGCGGACAAGGTCGTCCCGGCGCTGGCCCGGTACGGCGGCGAGATCATCCAGACCTCGCTGTCCGACGACGCCGAGGAGCACCTGCGCGAGACCGTCAAGGCGGCCCAGAGCCACACCGCCTCGGTCTGA
- a CDS encoding ABC transporter yields MTALTRYQLELLLRSWGWLPPFLAYVLLMVVGVSAGDPLLGALGYGAPVLLPVTAWYTRCALTAEPPAARACRVAPAGAARVQLASLLAALTAGLLSAVAGLAVLWPLCGPVADPGAPAAPLAGALSAGLLASVVCVLLGLAVGALCNRPVLPRAQYGLPLALAGAVLALVASGSPANAAVRALVAAARSGRVDRPWTALLEALALTALVAAGTAWAAGRRPD; encoded by the coding sequence GTGACGGCACTGACCCGCTATCAGCTGGAGCTGCTGCTGCGTTCGTGGGGCTGGCTGCCGCCGTTCCTGGCGTACGTACTGCTGATGGTGGTCGGGGTGAGCGCCGGTGATCCGCTGCTCGGCGCCCTCGGGTACGGCGCACCCGTGCTGCTGCCGGTCACCGCCTGGTACACGCGCTGCGCGCTGACGGCGGAGCCGCCGGCCGCGCGGGCCTGCCGGGTGGCGCCGGCCGGCGCGGCGCGGGTGCAGCTGGCCTCGCTGCTGGCGGCGCTGACGGCCGGCCTGCTGTCGGCCGTCGCCGGCCTCGCGGTGCTGTGGCCGCTCTGCGGACCGGTCGCCGACCCCGGGGCGCCGGCGGCGCCGTTGGCGGGGGCGCTGTCGGCCGGGCTGCTCGCCTCGGTGGTCTGCGTCCTGCTGGGACTGGCGGTCGGGGCGCTCTGCAACCGGCCGGTCCTGCCGCGCGCGCAGTACGGCCTCCCGCTGGCCCTGGCCGGTGCGGTGCTCGCGCTGGTGGCGTCCGGCTCGCCGGCGAACGCGGCCGTCCGGGCGCTGGTGGCGGCGGCCCGGTCGGGGCGGGTGGACCGGCCGTGGACGGCACTGCTCGAAGCGCTCGCCCTGACGGCACTGGTGGCGGCCGGGACGGCCTGGGCGGCGGGACGGCGCCCGGACTGA
- a CDS encoding ATP-binding cassette domain-containing protein, whose protein sequence is MGLSGVGKRYGRGGRWVLRDVDLELAPGDLVRIEGANGSGKSTLLKLVAGIERPSTGRIAVPGRRAYVPERFPPALPFDAAGYLLRLGRVHGLSAAEARRRSGQWLERFGIADRAGTPLSRLSKGTCQKVAVVQALIAEADVLLLDEAWTGLDVAARTVLDEAAADHAARGAVVLFVDHDPARLDGRATAGYRVGGDGALRAAPARPVPGPAEAPVEIELDAPGGPLPARLPGDPARTALGGTAVRLAVASRHSDALLRALLAARPDVRILALGRSQTPGPGGRPTSAAPLGTEAAP, encoded by the coding sequence ATGGGGCTGAGCGGTGTCGGCAAGCGCTACGGCCGCGGTGGCCGCTGGGTGCTGCGGGACGTGGACCTGGAACTGGCGCCCGGGGACCTGGTCCGGATCGAGGGCGCGAACGGCAGCGGCAAGTCCACGCTGCTGAAGCTGGTCGCGGGGATCGAGCGGCCGAGCACGGGCCGGATCGCGGTGCCGGGCCGCCGGGCGTACGTGCCCGAGCGGTTCCCGCCCGCGCTGCCCTTCGACGCGGCCGGCTACCTGCTGCGCCTGGGCCGCGTGCACGGGCTGTCGGCGGCCGAGGCACGCCGCCGGTCCGGGCAGTGGCTGGAGCGCTTCGGCATCGCCGACCGGGCCGGCACCCCGCTGAGCCGGCTCTCCAAGGGCACCTGCCAGAAGGTCGCGGTCGTCCAGGCCCTGATCGCCGAGGCGGACGTCCTCCTGCTGGACGAGGCCTGGACCGGCCTGGACGTCGCGGCCCGGACGGTGCTGGACGAGGCGGCCGCCGACCACGCGGCCCGGGGCGCGGTCGTCCTGTTCGTCGACCACGACCCCGCCCGGCTCGACGGCCGGGCCACCGCCGGATACCGGGTGGGCGGGGACGGCGCGCTGCGGGCGGCGCCCGCCCGGCCCGTCCCCGGCCCCGCCGAGGCACCGGTGGAGATCGAGCTGGACGCCCCGGGCGGCCCGCTGCCGGCCCGGCTGCCGGGTGATCCCGCCCGGACGGCGCTGGGCGGTACGGCGGTGCGGCTCGCCGTCGCCTCCCGGCACTCGGACGCGCTGCTGCGCGCGCTGCTCGCCGCGCGTCCGGACGTCCGGATCCTGGCCCTGGGCCGCTCGCAGACGCCCGGCCCCGGAGGCCGGCCGACGTCCGCGGCCCCGCTCGGGACGGAGGCCGCCCCGTGA